The Ziziphus jujuba cultivar Dongzao chromosome 5, ASM3175591v1 genome segment GTAGCAGAAAATCCGCAACAACACCCCAACTTTTATACTTATACTCATGTTTAGGGCTTATGTCTATTGGAGCTGGAGGCATAAGGTCGTCCTCCATGGCTTTCGGTGCAGATCAATTGGACAGAAAACATAACCCCAAAAATGCAGGTGTTTTACGGGCCTTCTTTAGCTGGTACTACGTTTCATGTACAGTTTCAGTACTTATTGCACTATCATGTGTTGTCTACATCCAAGACAACTTGGGTTGGAAGATCGGTTATGGGGTTCCTGTTGTGCTCATGTTGTTCTCTGCCATTTCTTTTTTCCTGGCTTCTCCTTTCTATGTTAAAGTGAAAGCTAACAAGAGTTTGCTCACCGGGTTTGCACAAGTTATTGTAGCTTCTTACAAAAATAGAGATATCCAATTATTATCACTGGACGCAAAGGAAATGTACTATCACACGAAGTGGTCGATTACCAAGCCTAGTGAAAATTTGAggtatgtatgtataatttttGATACAATGGGCTTGAAAACTtactttattatcattaaagatTTACATGCTTATAATTACATGAGTATGTCTCTTATAGTAATATTATACAtacatgcatgtatatatatagataaagagCAAGGCTACGGTGCAGACGGTCCGTAATCTACATCTAATAACATAAGTATTGTCTACATCCAatactctctctatatatatgaatattgacGACGGTTTTTATCATCAATACTTACAATCCAGATGTAAATCatccataccataaatataACCTCTATATGGATATATAGTATTTTTATAATGGACGTTAACATCTATATTATAGTGAGATACTTAACATcttattatatgtaattaatagagatattacatatattttactcTCAAATTAATTATGATGTCAACTTGCATCATAGTATGCACAATGTCCATAACaacaaaattatacatttaCAAAAGATCatgaatattttgaattttaactttAGTGACCAAAAACAAATGTTCTCTTTTTGATGATCAGGTTTTTAAACAAAGCATGCGTTATAAGAAATCCCCAGGAAGACCTTACCCGAGATGGAAAAGCTTCAGATCCATGGAGTCTTTGTACAGTAAACCAAGTAGAAGAGCTCAAGTCACTAATCAAGGTAATTCCAATATGGTTTACAGGAATCTTGATGACGCTGATGATCAATCAAAGCTCTTTCCCAGTAATCCAAGCAACTTCCATGGATAGGCACATTACTTCAAATTTCGAAATTCCAGCAGGATCTTTCACCATGTTTTCAATGGTTGCAATGATATCATGGATCGCCGTATACGATCATATAATCATCCCTCTCTTATCTAGAATCAAAGGGAAATCGATCCGTCTGAGTTTGAAAGAAAGAATGGGGattggaatctttttctcttgcATTTCAATGTCAACAGCAGCAATAGTGGAGAGTTTTAGGAGAGAAATTGCAGTGAAACAAGGATTTTCAGACAACCCACAAGCTGTGGTGAACATGTCTGCTGTGTTGTGGTTATTGCCTCAATATGTATTTGGGGGCATAGCAGAGGGTTTTAACATAGTTGGGCAGATTGAGTTTTTTTACTCGGAATTGCCTAAGAGCATGTCTAGTATAGCATCATGTCTTTTCATGCTGGGAATGTCTGTTGGGGATTTGTTGGCAAGCTTTGTTATGAGCACCGTGGATGATATTACTAAAAGAGGAGGCCAAGAGAGTTGGGTTTCTAGCAATATCAACAAGGGACATTATGATTACTATTGTTGGCTTCTTGCTGGTTTGAGTTTtcttaatttcatttattttgttgGTTGTAGTAAGGCTTATGGTCCTTGTAAAAGAGAAGTTGGTTTGGATTTAGGTGGATATGGGGTTAATGATGAGGAAGTTgcttattaataattaagtattgctttgtttttttaactttgtATTGTATATGAACACGtgaataagtttaaattaattgtatggttgatttattttgttttgagttGTATGCattacatttattaatattaaactttAAGCCGActaaaataacaaatgaaaaaagataagataaaacaaattttgcaaCATAGAGCATAAAACAATTATGTCTATGTCCacctaaaaacataaaaatcaaacattgaaattaatataatttagggAAAAAAGTTATGTCGAAATTTGGTGCACATGGcgtttaataaagaaaaaaagacaaaaggaaGACTCCATGCTTTGTATATAATGCGCTCCACTCTCACCTTCGACACGTATGCACTTTAACGCTCTGTTGCCTCGATCGAAGACTCTCGACTGCTCAACAAAAGAATATCTCACTTTTctgtttttggtaaataaaagaatatctcACTCAGGAGAATAAAAAAGttcctttaatattttattgctcACTTAGGAGAATAAGAAAGTTACTGCCATGTTGAGGATTATTATAaagtaacaaattattattattttttaaataataatcaataaaataaaacaaaatataaaatctatcacccataaaattatttgcaccgctggtttatttatttagctTCTTAATATTCAGAGATCATTGCTCAACGAAAGATTACGCCGCTTGTTTATAAGGTAGGGTATTCatatcatattaattattttcatagaaatatatatacagttattatatatatttttgctactGTCATATAGAGAGAAAAATCATCAAGGAGTGGCCCCAGTAACCACACGAcgtcaaaattttttaattaaaacatagaaGTTAATCTGGTGCGCTATAGTATCTCAATAAGCACCGCACCGCTCACTGAGAAAGAGACTCATATATCCAGGAAAATGCTTGCAAAAAGTTAAAAGGACATGCCAGTCTCTGTTTGCACCTCACACTCAAATTCTTAATTTGCACTCTTACACTGACAGTTTGTCATTAATTTTATGAAGTTTCCCCGCCCCTGCTCTACGGACAAGATCAGCTTCAGGAACACTCCAAAAACGCCTCTGCTTTAGCCAATACACCACCATACTACAACAAAAAGCCACACCCTCCACAGGTAAACAACAACAATGGTCTGTCTCTTTGTaccatattaaaaaacaaaaaaaaaacaaaaaaattcaaaaaaatttttttggccTCTAAAAGTTGATATTTAAAACGCTTTCTTCAATCTccaaatttatttgagttttctCACTTCTAGTAAAAAGGGAGATACCCAATAGAGCATATTATCTGGGAGGAACAAGCCACACTCGGCAGGTATACAACAACAAATGCTCTGTCTCTTCCTACCAACAACaactgcagttttttttttttttttttttttttcctttgtcttTGTGGCCTTCTAAACTTGAGATCTAGCAACAATTTCAAACCCTTTAAAAACTCTTTCTTCAACTCTCCAAATTTATCTCAGTTTTCACTTGTAGTAAGAAGGAAGAaaccctttttctctctttgtctctctctgtctctgagactgtttttttttctctttggtaGATTAATGGCAACTACTCCAACCATTGAGGAAAATGGGACAATGAAAGAGCCACTTTTGAGAAACTCCAACTCCAAAGGTGGCGTTAGAACCTTGCCTTTCATTATAGGTAATTAATTTTCCCACctactttttatttgtttattcatttttattccaAAGTTTGTTGGAACTATTATAAACTCAATTTCTATAATTGAACATGGTAAAATTGACAGCAAATGAGGCATTTGAGAGAGTGGCAAGCCATGGGCTTCAACCAAATATGATACTGTATTTGACGAAAGAGTACGCTCTGTCTGCTGCTAGAGCCGCCAATATACTCTTCCTCTGGTCCGCCGCTACAAATTTCACTCCCATTGTCGGAGCTTTTCTGGCTGATTCTTATATGGGTCGCTACTCGATTATTGGCTTCGGCTCCATCATTAGCCTTCTGGTACCTTACCATAATACTCTACCATTTCAATCTTTTATCTTTCTACTTTCTTGTTACCATTTTGAGGGGCGTATTTAAGGGaaaattatctattattatattacttttaacccgtactaattttatttcatagtTCATAATtcgatggggaaaaaaaaaaaaaaaagagctatgTTCCTCGTCTCaattatttcaaaatcattactgtgaaagttatacaacatttTCATTGGCTTGGCTCACTCTAATAGTACTGCTGTTTCTGCTTCATGATGTGACCGAGTACGAGATGTTAGCAGAACCATTTCATTGAAATGGCAAGCATCTCCCAATGACGATTTTCCGGATTCTGATTGCTTTTATAAGCTTAGAAAGATAAACTATGTATACAAAAcgaaacaaaaaattttttaaaaaaaagggactttttttggaaaataataattaaaaaaaagggactGATATAAACAGCATAACATATTCTGGAATCATCTATTAACCGACGAAATTTCCTATGTCGAACCATCATTATCACTTTCTGGACCTGTCCTATAGATAAGTTTGCTAGACGGGTCCCACAATACTTGGATTTTCCTGAGGTTTCAAACTCTGTAACATTTGAGGGATCTTTAATTGTTTCTAAATTATGCTGCTGATGGACtcattaatgaagaaaaaacatgaaataaacaaataaaattcgTACATACTTTGCGTTAGATTCGGGAAACACAATAATGTTAGAGCTTTCAAACTTCAACTACTGAATTGGGTTTAAGTAATATGTTACAGGGGATGGTTCTGTTATGGTTAACAGCCCTCATTCCACAAGCAAGACCATTTTGCGACCGGTTTAGCTGCACCGGCGCATCCCCGGCAACATCTCAACTTCTACACTTGTACTCGTGTTTCGGACTCATGTCGATCGGAGCTGGTGGAATAAGATCATCTTCACTAGCTTTTGGTGCGGACCAATTGGACACCGGAAATAGCCTGAAAGATGCAGGCCTTTTAGAGAGGTTCTTCAGCTGGTACTATGTTTCAATCACTGTCTCGGTGTTTGTTGCGGTTTCAGGTATCGTGTATATTCAAGACAACATGGGATGGGAAGTTGGTTTTGGAGTTCCTGTCCTGCTCATGCTCTTGTCTGCGATTTCTTTCTTCTTGGCTTCTCCATTCTATGTTAAGTTGAAGTCTAACAAGAGTTTGCTTACTAGTTTTGCACAAGTCCTTGTGGCCTCTTATAAAAATAGAGATATCCAATTGTCATCATGTGGAACTGATGATTTTTACTATCACACAAAAGGAACAGTGTCCAGGCCAAGTGAAAATTTAaggtattgaaaattttttccatatttagGTGCTTTTTGTATCTTGTACTCCATTAACGTCACGatttaacaatataaatttcaaaattaagtcTAAGGTACTAGTGacatattgaaattgatttttattttctccaaAGTTGGAAATTGTAGTGATGTGAAGTATCAgtctctctgttttctctgtttttgttaTTCCCCTGTTTCTTAACCATAAACTTTAGCGGCTATTGGCCTATAATATGTATGCTTTGCTTAACCTGGTACATGTTGTTTTTCCTAACACTTtgattgcaaattttttttttttttttttttgtttagtttcttGACAAACTAAATCGGTGTGAAAAAgggattaattataataaatatgtttttctactttatttttctatagGTTTTTAAACAGAGCATGCATCATTAGAAATCCTCAGCAAAACTTTACCCCAGATGGAAAAGTTTCAGATCCTTGGAGTCTTTGCACAGTGAATCAAGTAGATGAGCTCAAGGCACTAATCAAGGTAATGCCCATTTGGTCAACAGGAGTCATGATGTCGGTGaccatgagtcaaaactcattTCCGGTGCTTCAAGCAACCTCCATGGACCGACACGTTACTTCGAACTTCGAAATTCCTGCAGGCTCATTAGGCTTGTTCACAATGACTTCTATGATAGTATGGGTTGCTCTTTATAACCGCATAATCCTCCCTGTAGCATCAAAAATCAAAGGGAAATCCGTTCGTCTAAGTTTGAAAGAAAGAATGGGGATCGGAATCATCATCTGTTGCATAGCAATGGCGGTATCAGGCATGGTTGAGAGCATTAGGAGGGAAATTGCAATACAACAAGGATTTTCAGATGAACCAGAAGGCGTGGTGAACATGTCTGCAATGTGGCTAGCGCCGCAGAACATCCTTTTGGGTATAGCTGAGTCTTTCAATGCCATTGGGCAATCGGAATTCTTCTACACGGAGTTGCCCAAAAGCATGTCAAGTATTGCATCAGCTCTTTTTATACTGGGGATGTCTGTTGGGAACTTGGCTTCAAGCTTTATTATGAACACAGTGGATGCTATTACCAAAAGAGGAAATGGGGAGAGTTGGGTTTCAAGCAATATCAATAAGGGACACTATGATTACTATTGTTGGCTTCTTGGTTGTTTGAGCTTTgttaatttcttatattttcttgCATGTTGCAAGGCTTATGGTCCTTGTAAAGATGAAAGGAATGGGGATTTAGGTGGAGATGGGGAAATTGATGAGTAAAATTTAGTTGTTGTAGCAGCTTTTCTTTCAAagtagtttttgtttttatgcttTTTCATCAAGTAGTTTTCCGTGGACTTGTGGAATGATTACTTTTATGTGATTATAATTATGTAGGCATTTTAGCTTTCAAGAATTAAGTTTGTTATGCAGACACAAcaaaaatcacatttgaaaGCCATTTTGAAATTTGggttttcatcaaaatttttatttttttttaaaatattgatatgaaaatatgatactgtttttttataagaaagaGTGAAAGAGGGCTGTGAGGAGAGGGAACGATAAAAGACGTTAGGGTTAAAACTTAACCATcaaccaacaaaaataataataataaagttaccAAAAAAGGGTTAAAACTTAAGTGATTCCAAACAGGGCTAATACACGTGGCACGCTTCAGGGATTACTTCGTATTGTCACCTTAAATTTCGTCTTGATTCCCTGCGGCCTGTACGCTGTGTGGTCTCATTTGCTGAAAACGCTTTCTAGAGGTACAAGTTTTCCAAGGTCTACCCACGGCTCAGCTCTCCGGTAAACACTCAACTCTAAACAtactcacatttttttttctatttctactTTAGGGCcataaatttcacaaaattttctttctatgtctctctgtctctgtgtgtgtgtgtttcatgCTTGACCCGAATCGGAAGGTCCCTCTTTTATGATATTGGTTAATGTTCTTGATGAAATATGCGAGCCAAGAGGCCGTGCTGGTTGTTGGGTCTTTGAGTTTTGAATATGCCTCAATAGAATTGATCGATAATTAGTGAAGACAATTGGTAAAAAGACAATTGAATAAGAATTTGGGTCATTATGGTTTTACGGTGTGTGCATGTAGATTT includes the following:
- the LOC107420682 gene encoding protein NRT1/ PTR FAMILY 1.2, giving the protein MYGSHRYILYNILKSDVMIRKPYHRSKYPNNVVARILANIHPHSTGEYQMESGNPVIVEEKGEKEEPLLSSTSSHSKGGVRTVPFVIANEAFERVASQGLQPNMIIYLTKEYALPAAGAANVIFLWSAATDFFPIVGAFAADSYVGRYPVIGFGSLVSLLGMVLLWLTTIIPQAKPASCTQLIRCSRKSATTPQLLYLYSCLGLMSIGAGGIRSSSMAFGADQLDRKHNPKNAGVLRAFFSWYYVSCTVSVLIALSCVVYIQDNLGWKIGYGVPVVLMLFSAISFFLASPFYVKVKANKSLLTGFAQVIVASYKNRDIQLLSLDAKEMYYHTKWSITKPSENLRFLNKACVIRNPQEDLTRDGKASDPWSLCTVNQVEELKSLIKVIPIWFTGILMTLMINQSSFPVIQATSMDRHITSNFEIPAGSFTMFSMVAMISWIAVYDHIIIPLLSRIKGKSIRLSLKERMGIGIFFSCISMSTAAIVESFRREIAVKQGFSDNPQAVVNMSAVLWLLPQYVFGGIAEGFNIVGQIEFFYSELPKSMSSIASCLFMLGMSVGDLLASFVMSTVDDITKRGGQESWVSSNINKGHYDYYCWLLAGLSFLNFIYFVGCSKAYGPCKREVGLDLGGYGVNDEEVAY
- the LOC107420676 gene encoding protein NRT1/ PTR FAMILY 1.2-like, whose product is MATTPTIEENGTMKEPLLRNSNSKGGVRTLPFIIANEAFERVASHGLQPNMILYLTKEYALSAARAANILFLWSAATNFTPIVGAFLADSYMGRYSIIGFGSIISLLGMVLLWLTALIPQARPFCDRFSCTGASPATSQLLHLYSCFGLMSIGAGGIRSSSLAFGADQLDTGNSLKDAGLLERFFSWYYVSITVSVFVAVSGIVYIQDNMGWEVGFGVPVLLMLLSAISFFLASPFYVKLKSNKSLLTSFAQVLVASYKNRDIQLSSCGTDDFYYHTKGTVSRPSENLRFLNRACIIRNPQQNFTPDGKVSDPWSLCTVNQVDELKALIKVMPIWSTGVMMSVTMSQNSFPVLQATSMDRHVTSNFEIPAGSLGLFTMTSMIVWVALYNRIILPVASKIKGKSVRLSLKERMGIGIIICCIAMAVSGMVESIRREIAIQQGFSDEPEGVVNMSAMWLAPQNILLGIAESFNAIGQSEFFYTELPKSMSSIASALFILGMSVGNLASSFIMNTVDAITKRGNGESWVSSNINKGHYDYYCWLLGCLSFVNFLYFLACCKAYGPCKDERNGDLGGDGEIDE